AATCCAAGCGCACGGCCTTGCTGAACCGCCCGGTGGCTACGGCCAAAACGCTGGGCAAAGTCATCCAGTCGATCGCGTGGGACATGAAGTCGGGCCGCCTGGTCGCAAAGGAACGGTTGGAAACGGCGCTCAAAGGCCTCGTGACTGATGGCGAGCTAAGTTCGATTGCCCTCTTGAATGCCGCCGGAGAACAGGTCGTCGCCGCGGGCGCGCCGGTTGATCTCGATTCCATCGACGGGTTGCTCCCGGGCGAATACTGGGGCGCTCGAACCCTGACCGTGGTCCGGCGCGTCGATCTGGACGCAAACAACGCGTCGGCCGGAGAAACGAATCGCCCGGCGATCGTCGTGCCATCAGCGCCCCCCAGATTCGGCTCGCCGCGGGACTGGACTCGATCCGGTGATGGCGGAACGAATTCCTCGGCCGTTCGCCCCGCGAACGCCTCGACGGGCAACCTGACGAACGCGACTGGCGACGTCAGTAATGCTTCGACAGCCAGTCTTGCCGGAAGCCAGCCTGGCAGTTCTTCAATCCGGATTCAAAACGATCGTTCTCCCGACCCTGGGCAGGGCGATGGCCGCCGGCGCAGAGGACCTCCGCCTTTCGTCATCAGCGAAGAGGAACGCATGTCGCGCGGACTTCACGACGTCGTCATCGCGATGTCCACGGAGTCGTTCCGGCAAGCGTGCATCCAGGATCTCTGGCTGCGGCTCGTCATTGGACTGTTCGCGGGTGTCTCGGTCGCGGGACTTGCCTTCGCCTGGCGCAACACGCAGAAATCTTCCGATTTGCAAATGCGGCTTCTGCGCGCCAGCGAGTTGAACTCGCATCTGAGGCAAATGAACGTCGCCGCGGCCGGTCTGGCGCACGAAACCCGCAATCCGCTCAACATCATCCGCGGCGTGGCGCAGATGATTTCCCGGGATGCCAGCACGTCGCAGGAAATCCGGAAGAAAACCTCCGAGATCACGGACGAGGTCGATCGGGTGACCGCGCAACTGAACGAATTCATCAATTACTCCAGGCCGCGCGACATTCGCCGAGCGCACGTGGTCCTGAACGCCGTCGTGGCGGACGTGGCGCGCGCTTTGCAGAGCGATCTGGAGGACAAATCGATTCGGTTGAGCCGGACGGAGGAGCATCTGACCGTGGAAGCGGACGAGCAATTCCTCCGGCAGGTCCTTTTCAATCTGCTGCTCAACGCAGTCCAGGCTGTGGACAAGAACGGGGAAATTCAGATCGTGGCCAAGAAAACCAGCCCCTCCGAGGCTTGCCTGGAAGTGCGCGACAACGGTCCAGGCGTCCCCCCGGAACAGCGCAAGGAAATATTCAAACCCTACTTCACGACGCATCAAAAGGGGACCGGGCTAGGTCTGGCGGTGGTGCAACAGATCGTCCTGGCGCACGGCTGGGAAATCGAGTGCCTGTCGAACGACAGCCAGGGAGCGGTTTTCAGCATCAGCCGCATGCAACTGGCCGCGAAGGCGTAAATCCCCCTCGTGCGCAAGAGCCGCATTACCTGCGTTGCCTGGTTAACTCATGTAATGCCCTGACGACTTTCATTGCGGCTTTTGGACGCACGGGTAAATTCTCCAGCAAAACGCGAAGCCGCTGCGCCCCATGCCGACGAAAGCTCACTCGCCTTCCCCGAAACCGCCGAAGATTCTGATCGTCGATGACGACGCGGGCCAGCGGAGCTTGTTGGACTCGTTCCTGAGGCGCCAGGGCTTTGAAACGGTCATCGCCTCTTCCGGAGAACAAGCGCTGGAAATTCTGAAGGGCGAAGGCATTCAAATGATGATCTCCGACGTGCGGATGCCCGGAATGACCGGCCTGGCAACATTGCGGGAGGCGCGGCGCCAGCACTCCGTGCTCCCGGTCTTGCTCATCACGGCGTTTCCCGACATTCGCGACGCGGTGGGTGCAATGCGCGACGGCGCGGTGAATTATCTGGAAAAACCGATTGACCTGGATGAATTGCTGTCCGCCGTGCGCAAGGCCATCGGAATCCAGGAGCAAACAGCACCCGCGTACGGGCAAGACAAGCCGCTCCCGCCTTATGTCGTGGCCAAGAGCCCGCTCATGGAAAACGTCTTTCGGGACGTCTCGCTGGTCGCGCCCTCGGACAGCCGGATCCTGATCACCGGCGAGAGCGGCGTGGGCAAGGAGATCGTGGCCGGCGTGATCCACCAGTGGAGCGGCCGCGCGGCCGGACCGCTGGTCATCGTGAATTGCGCCGCCATTCCCGAGACGCTGTTGGAAAGCGAGTTGTTCGGCCACGAGAAAGGCGCGTTCACAGGCGCCACCAATCCGAGAGTGGGCCGTTTCGAGGAGGCCAACGGCGGCACCATTTTTCTGGATGAAATCACCGAGATGTCGCCGCCGCTTCAGGCCAAACTCTTGCGCGTGACGCAGGATGGCAGCTTCCAGCGCCTCGGCTCGAACAAGGAACGGCAAACCAACGCGCGACTCCTCGCCGCGACCAATCGCAATCTCGAAGAGGTCGTGAAGAAGGGAAGTTTCCGGGAGGATTTGTACTATCGGCTGAACGTCATGGAGATTTCCGTTCCACCGCTGCGGGAACGGACCGAAGACATCGTGCCTCTGGCCGGATTTTTCGTCGAACAATTCTCCAAACGCAAAGCGCGCTTCTCGGCCGCAGTGATCGCCATCCTGGAAAGCTATCAATGGCCGGGCAACGTGCGCGAGCTCCGCAACGCGATGGAACGCGCCACGCTTCTCTCGCACGGGGAATTGATCCTGCCCGAACATTTGCCCGGCCGCATTCGCCAGGCCACCCAGAGCGAAAAGCCCCCTGAAACGACGCCGGCCAGCCGGCTGGAAGACATCGAACGCCAGGCCATTTTGCAGGTCTTGCGGGAAACCCACTTCAACCGCACGGAGGCCGCCAAGGTCCTCGGCATCAGCCGCCGCGCGCTGACCTACAAACTCCAGCACATGCGCGAGCAAGGCTACGCAGTGGATGCGCGCTAGGTATTCTATTGGAAAGCCAGCAACGAATGGTGTCGTGAAAAACTGGATAGACGAACAGGAAGGCACGAGAACATGAAAACAGTGTCTGTGACGGAGCTGACGATCCGTTCGCCGCCGCGGCTAAGCGTCTCGCCAAGCCTCGCTCGCATCTGCCGAACGATTATGCACTCAACCACGGTCACTACGTTCGCGGCGCCCTTGATCAGATCAAGAACCAACCGCGCGCTATCTGCCCGTCGCCGTTGTTCGTGGATAGCAAGCTGACGAGCATGATTCAATGCGCGGACTTGTGTGCGTTTGCCGTCCGTTCATGCTTGACCAGGAAGGAGGCGCACCGCTTTGATCGCATTGGCCAGATTCAAAAAAGTCCAGGGCTTAAGCCTTGTCACGCGGAGGCAGAATATGAAGTTCCCGGCAAATCGTTTCCACCGAAGCCCTCAAATCCTCCAAGCATTCCTTTCGCGTCTTGCCCTGGCCATTGGCTCCCTTAATTTCTGGACACCAGCCGACATACCAGCCGCCATCCTTGAAAATCACGGCTGTGTACTCCGGTTTCATCGCGACAATTTAGGCGGCGGACGAGATGACTTCAACCGGCAAAATGGCTCCAGGAGAAAATTCGGCTGGAAAATCGACAGCGTTCCATCGAAAAACTGTTTTGGCCCAGCCAATGGCTCAGTATGATGCCGCCATGAATACGCGTCGCGGGTACCGACCACGGATTTCGCGGAGGACACGGATCAGAAATGGTTTTTCTGGAATGGTATCCGTGTTTATCCGAGGGATCCGTGGTTAGGAATCGGGATGACGGTCTTAAGAACAACATCTTGAAGCATCGAACCAAGCGTATGAGCGAAACAACTTTTCCCCCATCCACCTTTCTCTCTCTTGCCCTGTCTTTGACGCTGTGCACCCAAGCGTTCGCGGCCCCTGCTCCCGCTGGAATCAAACCGACCGGCGCCGACGACCGTCCGCTCAATCTCGACCTTGAGGACGGCACGCTCAAGGACTGGAAGGTTGAGGGCAGCGCGTTTGGCAGGCAGCCAATTAAGGGCGACACCGTGGCCAGGCGGCGCGATGACATGAAGAGCAATCACGCGGGCGAATACTGGATCGGCACGTACGAAATCGCCGGTGACGATCCGACCGGGACGCTCACCTCCGTGCCGTTCAAGGTCACGCATCCGTTCGCCAGTTTCTTGATCGGCGGCGGCTCAACGGAGTTGAATCGGGTCGAATTGGTCCGCGCGGATACGAAGCAAGCGTTCTTCAAAGTATCCGGCTTCGACGCGGAGAACATGCGGCCCGCGGTCGTGGATTTGCAGCCGCACCTGGGGAAAGAAATCTTCGTTCGGGTAATCGATCACCAGATTGGCGCGTGGGGCCACATTAACTTTGACGACTTCAAATTCTTCGCCGCCAGGCCGGCCTTGCCGAATGAGATCACCGCCGCCGAACTGGCCAGACAAGCGGAAGTTCCTCCGGCCGACGTCGTCAAATATGCCGGGCTTTCGCCGGAAGAAGCCGCCAAAGCCATCACGCTGCCGCCCGGGTTTTCCGCCAGACTTTTCGCGGGCGAACCGGACGTGAAGCAGCCCATCGCTTTTGCCATCGACGACCGCGCGCGGCTCTGGGTCGCGGAAGCTTACACGTATCCGCGCCGCGCGCCGGAGGGCCAGGGCAAGGATCGCATTCTGATTTTCGAGGACACGGACGGCGACGGCCGATTCAACAAACGCACCGTCTTCATGGAAGGGCTAAACTTGGTGAGCGGATTGGAAGTCGGCTTTGGCGGCGTCTGGGTGGGCGCCGCGCCGTACTTGATGTTTATCCCGGACAAAGACGGCGACGACAAACCCGACGGCCCGCCGGAGATTCTGCTCGACGGCTGGGATTTCCGGGCGGACACGCACGAGACGCTGAACACGTTCACCTGGGGGCCGGATGGCTGGCTGTACGGGTGCCACGGCGTTTTCTGCCCGTCGAACGTCGGCAAACCCGGCGCGCCGGCGAGCGAGCGGCAATGGGTCGATGCCGCAGTGTGGCGGTATCATCCAACCAAGCATCGGTTCGAGGTCTTTGCCGAAGGGGCGAGCAATCAATGGGGCGTGGATTTCGACGACTACGGCCAGTGTTTCATCGAAGCCTGCGTGATCCCGCACCTCTGGCACATGATCCAGGGCGGACGCTATCAGCGCCAGGGGGGCGAACACTACGCGATCAGCCTGGAGGAGATTCGCCGCAATGAACGCGCGCGAAATCCCAATTCACGGAAGCCGACCTATCCCTTTTTCTACGACGACATCAAAACCATCGGCGATCACGTTCACTGGGCCGGCAGCAAAGGTCCGCACGCGGCCAATGCGCGCTCCGATTCGGCGGGCGGCGGCCACGCGCACGC
The sequence above is drawn from the Verrucomicrobiota bacterium genome and encodes:
- a CDS encoding sigma-54-dependent Fis family transcriptional regulator — encoded protein: MPTKAHSPSPKPPKILIVDDDAGQRSLLDSFLRRQGFETVIASSGEQALEILKGEGIQMMISDVRMPGMTGLATLREARRQHSVLPVLLITAFPDIRDAVGAMRDGAVNYLEKPIDLDELLSAVRKAIGIQEQTAPAYGQDKPLPPYVVAKSPLMENVFRDVSLVAPSDSRILITGESGVGKEIVAGVIHQWSGRAAGPLVIVNCAAIPETLLESELFGHEKGAFTGATNPRVGRFEEANGGTIFLDEITEMSPPLQAKLLRVTQDGSFQRLGSNKERQTNARLLAATNRNLEEVVKKGSFREDLYYRLNVMEISVPPLRERTEDIVPLAGFFVEQFSKRKARFSAAVIAILESYQWPGNVRELRNAMERATLLSHGELILPEHLPGRIRQATQSEKPPETTPASRLEDIERQAILQVLRETHFNRTEAAKVLGISRRALTYKLQHMREQGYAVDAR
- a CDS encoding type II toxin-antitoxin system HicB family antitoxin — translated: MKPEYTAVIFKDGGWYVGWCPEIKGANGQGKTRKECLEDLRASVETICRELHILPPRDKA
- a CDS encoding dehydrogenase encodes the protein MSETTFPPSTFLSLALSLTLCTQAFAAPAPAGIKPTGADDRPLNLDLEDGTLKDWKVEGSAFGRQPIKGDTVARRRDDMKSNHAGEYWIGTYEIAGDDPTGTLTSVPFKVTHPFASFLIGGGSTELNRVELVRADTKQAFFKVSGFDAENMRPAVVDLQPHLGKEIFVRVIDHQIGAWGHINFDDFKFFAARPALPNEITAAELARQAEVPPADVVKYAGLSPEEAAKAITLPPGFSARLFAGEPDVKQPIAFAIDDRARLWVAEAYTYPRRAPEGQGKDRILIFEDTDGDGRFNKRTVFMEGLNLVSGLEVGFGGVWVGAAPYLMFIPDKDGDDKPDGPPEILLDGWDFRADTHETLNTFTWGPDGWLYGCHGVFCPSNVGKPGAPASERQWVDAAVWRYHPTKHRFEVFAEGASNQWGVDFDDYGQCFIEACVIPHLWHMIQGGRYQRQGGEHYAISLEEIRRNERARNPNSRKPTYPFFYDDIKTIGDHVHWAGSKGPHAANARSDSAGGGHAHAGLMVYLGDSFPADYRGKLFMNNIHGQRINMDIPERRGSGFVGKHGADFANFNDTWSQTMNLLYDQNGSVYVIDWYDKNQCHHNNVEGHDRSNGRIFKIVYGDTKWTPVDLQKKSDDELVQLQLHPNDWYVRHARRLLQERGPNPKVHEALLMILSENPDVTRRLRALWALHVTGGLTEKIALAQLDHANEYIRAWAIQLMMEDRNPSAALLKELARLAKSDPSPFVRLYVAAALQRTPVNQRLEVLEGLLAHAEDSQDHNLPLMYWYATEPVVAQDMKLAVALMTKTKIPLVRQFITRRMASSDKVASAGR